A stretch of DNA from Acidobacteriota bacterium:
GCATCGGAGGGTGGGCCGACCTTCGGGTCGACGCCAGGATCATCGCCTCCTCCTCGCAGTCGCTCGAGGCGCTGGTCGATCAGGGCGGCTTCCGGAAGGATCTTCTTTATCGGCTCAACGTCGTCACCCTCGAGCTCCCCCCGCTCAGGCATCGCAGTGAGGACATCCCCCTGCTCGCCGCCCGCTTCGCAGCCGAACACGCCGACTCTTCGTTCACCATCTCGGACGAAGCGATGGATCTGCTCGTGGGCCTCGAGTGGAAGGGGAACGTGCGTGAGCTGTCGAATGTCGTACGGCGAGCGGTGCTGACGGCTTCGGGGCCGGTCCTCAAACCGGAGGACTTCGATATCCGCCGGGAGCCGGCGAGCCTGGTCGCAGAGGCCTCCGAGGAGTCGTGGCCGCTGGAGAAGCTCGAGGAGGCGTACATCCGGGAGATTCTGCGACGAACCCGTAACAACTTTTCGACGTCCGCCAGGATCCTCGGAATCAACCGGAAGACGCTGCTCGAGAAGCGACGGCGATACGGCATCGATGAAGCGGGTGACGATGGCTGACAAGCTCCGATTCCTTCGGGTCGGGCCGACGAAAAACGCGGGTCTCGCGGAGATGGAATCGGATTATCTCGCCCGGATTGGACGCTTCTATCCCGCTTCTTTGGTGACAGTTACCCCGGAAAAGAACCGTTCGAAGTCCGACGCCGAGATTCGCGCGATCGAGACCCGCCGTCTCATCGACGCGGCTGCGGGCCCCGCCACCCTCGTCACGGTCGATGAGCGCGGGGTTCAGTGGACATCTCCTCGGTTTGCAAAATGGTTGGGCCAGGAGGTCGACGGGAATCCTCACGGGGTCACTTTCGTCACCGGGGGCGATCTCGGACTCACCGAGGAAATTAGAACTGCTGCAGGACTCGTTCTGTCTCTGTCAACGATGACCCTCCCTCATGAGATGGCACGAATCATTCTTCTCGAGCAGGTCTATCGGGCGTGCACGATCCTTCGGGGCGTGAAATACCACAAATGAGAGGAACGAAGCGTATGGCCAAAGCCAAGACGAGGAAAGCTGATCCCTGGAAGTCACACAAGAAGACTCTTGCGGAAAAGCGAGATGAGCTTCTCGAGGTATACGACAAGGACCGTGCAGCGCTTGCCGAGCACACCGATGACGGCATTCAGGATCTCGCCGACCGGGCAGCGAATGCTTACGCCCGCGAACTGAACTTCTCCCTCTCCGACGTCGAGCGGAACACCCTGATTCGAATCGAGGAAGCGTTCGACCGGATGGAGGAGGGGATCTACGGTTTCTGCACCAATTGTGAGCAGAAGATCGGCGAGAAGCGGCTGAAGGCCGTTCCGTGGACTCCGCTCTGCATCGATTGCGCGGAGCTTGCCGAGAACGGTTTGCTCGAGGTGTCGACCAGCTCGAGCTCCGACGAAGAAGAGTAAGACGAACCGCGCGAAAATCAGGGCGGGAGCCGGGCAGAGTGCCGGGCTCCCGCCCTTTTCCGTTTTCGGGGCCCGTAGCGCGGTAAGTTCAGTTCGATACAGCACGTCGAAGGTGGACGACCTCCCGGAGATTCAACGCGAAGACGGTCGGACGTTCTGTCGCCCGCTGAAGCGGGCTCGCCGTTCTTTTCTGGAAAGCGCAACTGTCCCCCGGCTGAAGCCGGGGGCTAAGACCTTTCACCCGCTTGCGCGGGCTGAACAGAGATCGAGATCTCGCTGGCTTCAACGCGGCTGGATTCCTTCGACGTTCTGTCGCCCGCCGAAGCGGGCTCGCCAGAATCAGACAAGAGGAGCTCGCCGTTTCAGGCTCGCGCAAATCGGACGCAGCAGACAAAGCCGCCGAAGGCGGCGCCAGACCTTAGCCCCCGGCTTCAGCCGGGGGACAGAAGCGCGGCAGCCCAACGAGGTCGAGCCCGCTTCAGCGGGCGACAGAAGAGACGGTCCGGCTCGAACTTGCGTGCCTACGAGGTCCGCCGGCGGCGCTACGCCGCCCCCCGGACTTCGGGGCTTTACATGTCGGTTATCCTGAGTCAGTGACTTTCATCGAACTGGCGCCGTACATTGCGATCGGGGCGGCCGTGGCGGGATTCGCAATCGGCTGGTTCTGGCGATCCCGGCTCGCGCTCTCGAGCCGGATCGAGAATCGTCGCGAGATCGACCAGCTCCGCTTTCAGGTCGAAGCTGCGGGGAGCGAGAAGCACCGGCTGACGACCGAGCTCGCAGCTGCCCGTGAAGCTCTCGACAGGGAGCGCTCGGCGCGCATCGAAGCCGAGGTCAAACAGGGAGATCTCGACCAGATGCGGGCGTTTCTCGAGGAAGCGCGGCAGCGGCTGGAAGCCTCCTACGCGCAGCTCTCGTCGAAGGCGCTCGACGGGGCGGTCGAGAACCTGAGACGTCTGGTCACCCCGGTTCTGGAAAAAAATCAGGGGGAGATCTCCGCAGGTCTGGAACGAAAGAGGCTCGAGATCGAAAATCTCCTGCAGCCGGTGACCGCGATGCTGGAGAGCTATCGGACCGAGATTCGCGAGGTCGAGCGGAAGCGGGATCATGCGTTCGGCAGCATCGGGCAGTCGATCGAGACGCTTCGATCGGAGACCTCGCGTCTGGCGTCCGCGCTGAGAGCTCCGTCGGCGGCGGGCAACTGGGGCGAGAATACGTTGAGGCGTTGCGTCGAGCTCGCCGGAATGAACGAGTACTGCGATTTCGACACCCAGATGACGTTCGACCTCGGAGACGGCCGCTCGATCCGTCCCGATCTCATCGTCACGCTTCCCGACGAGCGCGTCATCGCGATCGATGCAAAGGTCCCGGTCAAGGCATTCCTCGACGCGGCCGGTGAAACGGACGAGAAGCTGCGCGCCGAGGCGCTGGCGATCCACGCGACCAACGTCAAGCGCCACATCGATATCCTTTCCCGTAAGGACTACCAGGAGCACATCCAGCGTGGGACGAAGCGCTCGCTCGATTTCACGGTTCTCTTCATGGGAGGCGAGCAGTACCTTTCGAGCGCGCTGATGACCGATCAGGGAATCTGGGAGTACGCGGCAACGAGAAAGGTCGTGCTCGCGTCGCCGATGATTCTGGTTCCGCTGCTGCAGGCGCTGGCGACCGGATGGCGAGCCGAGAAGCTCGAGGAGAGCGCGCAGAAGGCGCTCGAGACCGCCGAACAGCTCTATGACCGGTTCTGCATTTTCGCATCCCACTTTCAGGCACTCGGTCGCAACCTCGATCAGGCGACCGGCAAGTTCAACGAGGCTCTCCGTTCATTCGAGACGAGGCTCGAACCGAAAGCGCGCGAGGTTCGGGATCTGACCCGAAGCCGCAGAGAGCTCGAACGGGTCGATGCCATCGACTCGATAGCCGCGACCTCCGTGAAGCTGGAGGAGCTGACCTCCGGTGATGGCGATGCAGAGTCCACCGAGAACTGAGCCCGCGACCGACGCTCCGTCCCCGCCGCCCCCGATGCGCCGGAAGAGCGGATGCTGGTGGATCCTCCTCGCGAGCACGATCGCGATGCTGCTGATCATCTACGCGGGCTATCGCTGCACGAAGAGTCTCGTCCGGCAGTCGTCCGAGTCGGTCACGAGCATGTTCGAGATGGAGGAGGAGACGCTCAACCTCGCGGCCGTCGTCTCGCAGGTTCGCGGTCTCGCGCGGCTCGAGACCGCCTCGATGCAGATCATCCAGGTGCTCCAGGTCTCGCAGAGCCACGGCATGATTCCGGACGCCGTTGCCGGCGACCGGGTGAGACTGATGGCGGTCGGCGACGTCATCGCGGGGATCGACCTCGCGGAGATCCGCGAAGAGGACGTCCGCGTCGATGGTGACACGCTCGTGATCCGTCTGCCGCGAACGAAGATCCTGGTGACGCGTCTCGACAATCAGAAAACCGAGGTGCTCGACCGCGAGACGGGATTGCTTCGGAAGAGCGACATTCATCTCGAATCGCGAGCCCGCGAGGAAGCGGAGATCGCGATCCGGAACGAGGCGCTGCGGAAGGGAATCCGGGAGATCGCGCGGCGGAACGCCGAGAAGCAGCTCGCCGAATTTCTGATGAAGCTCGGCGCGGAGAGCGTGCGGTTCGAGAGCGAGCTCGCGCCGCCATCCGACAGCGAGCTCCGATAGCGTCGTCTCTTCGAGTAACTCGGCCTGCGATGGTCACGTGAAATAAGCACTCACTTATGTAAATTCACACATCTTGAGCGCAGGTACACGAGTACTGATCGCGGCACTGTGGTCGGCGGTACCACGATCGCAAACGGTTTGACTTCGACCAGGATAACGTTCCGGCAAATGACATTCTGCTGATATGAGCAAGAACGAGTGAGGATGAGAGAAATGAGATCCGGATTGATCACTATCATATTTTTGTCGGTCTCGATTTTTTCGGCGGTCCCAGCGTTGTCCCAGGGTTTTGACGAAGAAGAATCCGAAGTCTATCTGCTGCCGGTTGTCGCCAAGGAATTGCCGGGCGCACATGGCTCGATCTGGCAGTCCGAGCTCGTGGTGGCCAATAATGCGAGTCATACGATCTTTGTAGATACTCTCGAGATTTGCTTCACTCTTTGCACGCCCAAAGAGTTTCCTGCAGGTTCTATCCGCCTGATTCCCACGATGCCACAGCCCGGTGGGCTACCTGGGCTTCTGTTGTACACCACCCATGGCGCGGACGCACCAACCTTCAATCTTCGAATGCAGGACCTTTCTCGTCAGGCGCAAACGTGGGGTACGCAGATCCCCGTGGTTGCACGATCCGAAATGAGCTCGGCGCCAATCTTTCTGCTCAACGTGCCTCTCACATCAGGATTCCGCCAGACACTGCGGGTCTATATGCCCTCAACGAACGAAGGCATGAATGTAGTCGTGTCCGTATTGCATCCCCAGAACGAGACGGTCGTTCTTGGGCAGGCGGTCCTCAGTGTCGATGGAGGAAGCCATCCGTACAAGCCGGCGTACGCGCAACTGGACGGCGTTCAATCGATCATCAGTTCATCGGAGATTCCCTCGACCGTGAACATCAAGATCGTCCCGGAACGCGATCTCCCGTTCTGGGCCTTCATCAGCGTCACCAACAACGAGACGCAGCATGTGACGACGATCGTGCCGTGACCCGCTTGACGTCAACCGGACGAAGGGCTAGAGTCGTCGGCGATGAGATTCGACCTTCGCACCTACGCGTATACCGTGACCCATCCGGGCCGCGTGAGCGTGCGTCCGTCGAGCTGATCGACTAAACAAAGACGCAATCAACGACAGGCCCGCGAGCGATCGCGGGCCTTTTTGCGTTTCAGGAGGACACACGATGACCAGCGCAACAGCTTCGACGAAAGCTTCGGAATGGACCGTCGCGCCGGAGTACCGGGCGGAGCAGGAGTTCGACGCCTACTCGACCGAAGAGCATGCGACCTGGGCCGAGCTGTGGCGTCGCCGCATGCCGGAGCTCCGGAAGACGGCGGGGAGGGCGTGGTTGCAGGGGGCGGAGCTGATC
This window harbors:
- a CDS encoding sigma-54 dependent transcriptional regulator, yielding MLRRVLDVAARIATSDATVLVEGESGTGKDLLAKTIHQAGPRSQGPFVAVAPASISPELFESELFGFEKGAFTDARERKPGRVESAHGGTLYLDEVGVTPPEVQPKLLRFVQDGEFTRIGGWADLRVDARIIASSSQSLEALVDQGGFRKDLLYRLNVVTLELPPLRHRSEDIPLLAARFAAEHADSSFTISDEAMDLLVGLEWKGNVRELSNVVRRAVLTASGPVLKPEDFDIRREPASLVAEASEESWPLEKLEEAYIREILRRTRNNFSTSARILGINRKTLLEKRRRYGIDEAGDDG
- a CDS encoding TraR/DksA C4-type zinc finger protein, translating into MAKAKTRKADPWKSHKKTLAEKRDELLEVYDKDRAALAEHTDDGIQDLADRAANAYARELNFSLSDVERNTLIRIEEAFDRMEEGIYGFCTNCEQKIGEKRLKAVPWTPLCIDCAELAENGLLEVSTSSSSDEEE
- a CDS encoding DUF4230 domain-containing protein; its protein translation is MAMQSPPRTEPATDAPSPPPPMRRKSGCWWILLASTIAMLLIIYAGYRCTKSLVRQSSESVTSMFEMEEETLNLAAVVSQVRGLARLETASMQIIQVLQVSQSHGMIPDAVAGDRVRLMAVGDVIAGIDLAEIREEDVRVDGDTLVIRLPRTKILVTRLDNQKTEVLDRETGLLRKSDIHLESRAREEAEIAIRNEALRKGIREIARRNAEKQLAEFLMKLGAESVRFESELAPPSDSELR
- a CDS encoding 23S rRNA (pseudouridine(1915)-N(3))-methyltransferase RlmH, with protein sequence MADKLRFLRVGPTKNAGLAEMESDYLARIGRFYPASLVTVTPEKNRSKSDAEIRAIETRRLIDAAAGPATLVTVDERGVQWTSPRFAKWLGQEVDGNPHGVTFVTGGDLGLTEEIRTAAGLVLSLSTMTLPHEMARIILLEQVYRACTILRGVKYHK
- the rmuC gene encoding DNA recombination protein RmuC produces the protein MTFIELAPYIAIGAAVAGFAIGWFWRSRLALSSRIENRREIDQLRFQVEAAGSEKHRLTTELAAAREALDRERSARIEAEVKQGDLDQMRAFLEEARQRLEASYAQLSSKALDGAVENLRRLVTPVLEKNQGEISAGLERKRLEIENLLQPVTAMLESYRTEIREVERKRDHAFGSIGQSIETLRSETSRLASALRAPSAAGNWGENTLRRCVELAGMNEYCDFDTQMTFDLGDGRSIRPDLIVTLPDERVIAIDAKVPVKAFLDAAGETDEKLRAEALAIHATNVKRHIDILSRKDYQEHIQRGTKRSLDFTVLFMGGEQYLSSALMTDQGIWEYAATRKVVLASPMILVPLLQALATGWRAEKLEESAQKALETAEQLYDRFCIFASHFQALGRNLDQATGKFNEALRSFETRLEPKAREVRDLTRSRRELERVDAIDSIAATSVKLEELTSGDGDAESTEN